From the Deinococcus gobiensis I-0 genome, the window ACCTCGGGCACAACAGTCTCGCGGCCCTGCCGGACATGTTTGCGGGATTGCCGGAACTGCGCTTCCTGTACGTCAGCAACAACAAGCTCACGGCCCTGCCGGACTCGCTGCGTTCCCTGGCACGGCTGACCTACCTGAACGTGACCGACAATGCCCTCAGCGAACTGCCGGGGTGGCTGGGCGAGCTGGGCCACCTGACCGAGTTTCGCGCCTATAACAACGCGTTGGAGTATCTCCCCGAGAGTATGGGTCACCTGTCGGAGCTGCGCGAACTGCACGTCATGCACAACGCGCTGACTACCTTGCCCCAGAGCCTCGGCGGGTGCGGCAGCCTGCGGGAAATCGACGCCCAGGGCAACAAGTTGCGCGCCCTGCCCGACACCCTCGGCAGCCTGTCCCGGCTGACCTCGCTGAACCTGCGCTTCAACGACCTTTCGGCACTGCCCGACACCATGCGGCACCTGGCAGAGCTGCGGTTTCTCGACCTGCGGGCCAACCGCCTGACCGAGGTGCCCGAGTGGCTGGCACAGCTGCCCCGGCTGGAAAAGCTG encodes:
- a CDS encoding leucine-rich repeat domain-containing protein → MRGSALVQAAGAEGFSWPEHINLNGCGLTGWPESLRQARGVQALSVYDNRLADLPEWLWTFGDLHTLNLSGNGFTQVSPELGRLGRLQMLDLGHNSLAALPDMFAGLPELRFLYVSNNKLTALPDSLRSLARLTYLNVTDNALSELPGWLGELGHLTEFRAYNNALEYLPESMGHLSELRELHVMHNALTTLPQSLGGCGSLREIDAQGNKLRALPDTLGSLSRLTSLNLRFNDLSALPDTMRHLAELRFLDLRANRLTEVPEWLAQLPRLEKLDLRWNQLGRLPQSFGAFRERGGQVYV